From Microbacterium sp. YJN-G, a single genomic window includes:
- a CDS encoding LamB/YcsF family protein, translating to MASIDLNSDLGENTPDRIVGDDEAMLEIVTSANVSCGFHAGSPEGIRETLAAAVRNGVVIGAHPGYRDYDNFGRTNVEIDSATLQAHVEYQLGSLEGLTRSVGGAVAYVKPHGALYNTIARDERQAKDVVAAIKAIDPGLVLLGLAGGVVLDVARRAGLQVAAEAFADRAYQPDGQLVSRTQEGAVLHDPAAVAERMVRLAETGVIRAIDGTDVRVEAQSICVHGDSAGAIAMAAETKRMLQAAGITIAPFAGRSATPFDTAGA from the coding sequence ATGGCATCCATCGACCTGAACTCGGATCTCGGCGAGAACACCCCCGACCGCATCGTCGGCGACGACGAGGCGATGCTCGAGATCGTCACCAGCGCGAACGTGTCGTGCGGGTTCCACGCGGGCAGCCCCGAGGGCATCCGCGAGACCCTCGCCGCCGCGGTGCGCAACGGTGTCGTGATCGGCGCGCACCCCGGGTATCGCGACTACGACAACTTCGGGCGCACGAACGTCGAGATCGACTCGGCGACGCTGCAGGCGCACGTCGAGTACCAGCTCGGCTCGCTCGAGGGACTCACCCGTTCGGTCGGCGGCGCGGTCGCGTACGTCAAGCCGCACGGCGCGCTGTACAACACCATCGCCCGTGACGAGCGTCAGGCGAAGGATGTCGTGGCCGCCATCAAGGCGATCGATCCGGGCCTGGTGCTGCTCGGGCTCGCCGGCGGCGTCGTGCTCGACGTGGCACGCCGGGCCGGCCTGCAGGTCGCGGCCGAGGCGTTCGCCGACCGGGCGTACCAGCCCGACGGGCAGCTCGTCTCACGCACCCAGGAGGGTGCGGTGCTGCACGACCCGGCCGCCGTCGCCGAGCGCATGGTGCGCCTGGCCGAGACCGGCGTGATCCGCGCGATCGACGGCACGGACGTGCGCGTCGAGGCGCAGTCGATCTGCGTGCACGGCGACAGCGCCGGTGCGATCGCGATGGCCGCGGAGACGAAGCGGATGCTGCAGGCCGCCGGCATCACGATCGCCCCGTTCGCGGGCCGTTCGGCCACGCCGTTCGACACCGCGGGAGCCTGA